A region from the Aegilops tauschii subsp. strangulata cultivar AL8/78 chromosome 5, Aet v6.0, whole genome shotgun sequence genome encodes:
- the LOC109763719 gene encoding uncharacterized protein isoform X4, translating into MAPICGSQEFLDDLTIKVSRSVVLVLSFEPRGTCHQFMDMPPMEGEERDRYIQQNMRTTHYKSCTGFIIGVSKRVIFIAVHHSQINTAAFDTFSVRFHDNNEKAAKIFIKKTKSVTILSVEQPDHPYHPVLRSRKRIGRDDVLILSNVHLGCLNSDQSSVITEAIANPADSDSIVPRSGKWFTFGCTTEIEELLGAPVFDFSGLFVGSVDTNHPRIWSDEVKCYSDLIYARHAWYFFRKARRKIEKKLMKERKKKKMGG; encoded by the exons ATGGCTCCG ATTTGTGGGAGCCAAGAGTTCTTGGATGATCTGACAATCAAAGTCTCTCGCTCAGTTGTACTTGTTCTGTCATTCGAACCCCGTGGGACTTGCCATCAATTTATGGATATGCCACCGATGGAAGGAGAAGAGCGAGATCGTTATATTCAACAAAACATGCGAACTACCCATTATAAATCTTGCACTGGTTTTATCATTGGAGTTAGTAAAAGAGTTATCTTTATAGCTGTCCATCATTCGCAAATCAACACAGCTGCTTTTGATACTTTCAGTGTTCGTTTCCATGATAATAATGAGAAGGCTGCTAAAATCTTTATCAAAAAAACAAAGTCAGTCACGATATTGTCAGTAGAACAGCCTGATCACCCTTATCATCCAGTGCTCCGCAGTAGAAAGAGGATTGGCAGGGACGATGTCCTCATTCTATCAAATGTGCACTTGGGTTGCTTGAATTCGGACCAAAGTTCTGTTAT AACTGAAGCTATTGCCAATCCTGCTGATTCCGACAGCATCGTGCCGAGAAGTGGGAAGTGGTTTACTTTTGGTTGTACAACCGAAATTGAAGAGCTACTGGGAGCACCCGTATTTGACTTCAGTGGTCTGTTTGTTGGTTCAGTAGACACCAATCATCCAAGAATATGGAGTGATGAAGTTAAATGTTATTCTGATCTGATTTATGCACGTCATGCCTGGTATTTTTTCAGGAAGGCAAGGAGGAAAATAGAG aagaaattgatgaaagaGCGAAAAAAGAAGAAGATGGGAGGTTAG
- the LOC109763719 gene encoding uncharacterized protein isoform X1 — MKSLALRAPPVVEGKRKTRERETAVLCGVHPYLLLSPPEIQFYIDRASNPRGPNRRPLAPLPSRLSLPNLWRRRTAGAGGRTGQRRRVGRGLGEPGAPQRARGRKAASGEAANHSGGGRRRSGTWGQAGNSSSGWSGRAAVITDRERATAMAPICGSQEFLDDLTIKVSRSVVLVLSFEPRGTCHQFMDMPPMEGEERDRYIQQNMRTTHYKSCTGFIIGVSKRVIFIAVHHSQINTAAFDTFSVRFHDNNEKAAKIFIKKTKSVTILSVEQPDHPYHPVLRSRKRIGRDDVLILSNVHLGCLNSDQSSVINPRTEAIANPADSDSIVPRSGKWFTFGCTTEIEELLGAPVFDFSGLFVGSVDTNHPRIWSDEVKCYSDLIYARHAWYFFRKARRKIEKKLMKERKKKKMGG, encoded by the exons ATGAAAAGTTTGGCGCTCCGAGCGCCTCCTGTTGTTGAGGGAAAAAGAAAAACTCGAGAGAGAGAGACCGCTGTCCTCTGTGGTGTTCATCCTTACCTACTCCTCTCCCCTCCTGAGATTCAGTTCTACATAGATCGGGCAAGTAACCCACGTGGACCTAACCGTCGGCCGCTTGCTCCGCTGCCCTCTCGTCTCTCCCTCCCGAATCTCTGGCGGCGCCGCACCGCAGGCGCTGGTGGAAGGACCGGCCAAAGGCGGCGGGTTGGACGGGGGCTAGGGGAACCAGGAGCACCTCAACGGGCGCGGGGGCGGAAGGCGGCGAGCGGGGAGGCGGCGAACCACAGCGGTGGCGGAAGGAGGCGATCGGGGACGTGGGGGCAGGCAGGAAACAGCAGCAGCGGCTGGTCGGGAAGAGCAGCGGTG ATCACAGATCGTGAACGCGCAACTGCAATGGCTCCG ATTTGTGGGAGCCAAGAGTTCTTGGATGATCTGACAATCAAAGTCTCTCGCTCAGTTGTACTTGTTCTGTCATTCGAACCCCGTGGGACTTGCCATCAATTTATGGATATGCCACCGATGGAAGGAGAAGAGCGAGATCGTTATATTCAACAAAACATGCGAACTACCCATTATAAATCTTGCACTGGTTTTATCATTGGAGTTAGTAAAAGAGTTATCTTTATAGCTGTCCATCATTCGCAAATCAACACAGCTGCTTTTGATACTTTCAGTGTTCGTTTCCATGATAATAATGAGAAGGCTGCTAAAATCTTTATCAAAAAAACAAAGTCAGTCACGATATTGTCAGTAGAACAGCCTGATCACCCTTATCATCCAGTGCTCCGCAGTAGAAAGAGGATTGGCAGGGACGATGTCCTCATTCTATCAAATGTGCACTTGGGTTGCTTGAATTCGGACCAAAGTTCTGTTAT TAACCCAAGAACTGAAGCTATTGCCAATCCTGCTGATTCCGACAGCATCGTGCCGAGAAGTGGGAAGTGGTTTACTTTTGGTTGTACAACCGAAATTGAAGAGCTACTGGGAGCACCCGTATTTGACTTCAGTGGTCTGTTTGTTGGTTCAGTAGACACCAATCATCCAAGAATATGGAGTGATGAAGTTAAATGTTATTCTGATCTGATTTATGCACGTCATGCCTGGTATTTTTTCAGGAAGGCAAGGAGGAAAATAGAG aagaaattgatgaaagaGCGAAAAAAGAAGAAGATGGGAGGTTAG
- the LOC109763719 gene encoding uncharacterized protein isoform X2, with the protein MKSLALRAPPVVEGKRKTRERETAVLCGVHPYLLLSPPEIQFYIDRASNPRGPNRRPLAPLPSRLSLPNLWRRRTAGAGGRTGQRRRVGRGLGEPGAPQRARGRKAASGEAANHSGGGRRRSGTWGQAGNSSSGWSGRAAVITDRERATAMAPICGSQEFLDDLTIKVSRSVVLVLSFEPRGTCHQFMDMPPMEGEERDRYIQQNMRTTHYKSCTGFIIGVSKRVIFIAVHHSQINTAAFDTFSVRFHDNNEKAAKIFIKKTKSVTILSVEQPDHPYHPVLRSRKRIGRDDVLILSNVHLGCLNSDQSSVITEAIANPADSDSIVPRSGKWFTFGCTTEIEELLGAPVFDFSGLFVGSVDTNHPRIWSDEVKCYSDLIYARHAWYFFRKARRKIEKKLMKERKKKKMGG; encoded by the exons ATGAAAAGTTTGGCGCTCCGAGCGCCTCCTGTTGTTGAGGGAAAAAGAAAAACTCGAGAGAGAGAGACCGCTGTCCTCTGTGGTGTTCATCCTTACCTACTCCTCTCCCCTCCTGAGATTCAGTTCTACATAGATCGGGCAAGTAACCCACGTGGACCTAACCGTCGGCCGCTTGCTCCGCTGCCCTCTCGTCTCTCCCTCCCGAATCTCTGGCGGCGCCGCACCGCAGGCGCTGGTGGAAGGACCGGCCAAAGGCGGCGGGTTGGACGGGGGCTAGGGGAACCAGGAGCACCTCAACGGGCGCGGGGGCGGAAGGCGGCGAGCGGGGAGGCGGCGAACCACAGCGGTGGCGGAAGGAGGCGATCGGGGACGTGGGGGCAGGCAGGAAACAGCAGCAGCGGCTGGTCGGGAAGAGCAGCGGTG ATCACAGATCGTGAACGCGCAACTGCAATGGCTCCG ATTTGTGGGAGCCAAGAGTTCTTGGATGATCTGACAATCAAAGTCTCTCGCTCAGTTGTACTTGTTCTGTCATTCGAACCCCGTGGGACTTGCCATCAATTTATGGATATGCCACCGATGGAAGGAGAAGAGCGAGATCGTTATATTCAACAAAACATGCGAACTACCCATTATAAATCTTGCACTGGTTTTATCATTGGAGTTAGTAAAAGAGTTATCTTTATAGCTGTCCATCATTCGCAAATCAACACAGCTGCTTTTGATACTTTCAGTGTTCGTTTCCATGATAATAATGAGAAGGCTGCTAAAATCTTTATCAAAAAAACAAAGTCAGTCACGATATTGTCAGTAGAACAGCCTGATCACCCTTATCATCCAGTGCTCCGCAGTAGAAAGAGGATTGGCAGGGACGATGTCCTCATTCTATCAAATGTGCACTTGGGTTGCTTGAATTCGGACCAAAGTTCTGTTAT AACTGAAGCTATTGCCAATCCTGCTGATTCCGACAGCATCGTGCCGAGAAGTGGGAAGTGGTTTACTTTTGGTTGTACAACCGAAATTGAAGAGCTACTGGGAGCACCCGTATTTGACTTCAGTGGTCTGTTTGTTGGTTCAGTAGACACCAATCATCCAAGAATATGGAGTGATGAAGTTAAATGTTATTCTGATCTGATTTATGCACGTCATGCCTGGTATTTTTTCAGGAAGGCAAGGAGGAAAATAGAG aagaaattgatgaaagaGCGAAAAAAGAAGAAGATGGGAGGTTAG
- the LOC109763719 gene encoding uncharacterized protein isoform X3: MAPICGSQEFLDDLTIKVSRSVVLVLSFEPRGTCHQFMDMPPMEGEERDRYIQQNMRTTHYKSCTGFIIGVSKRVIFIAVHHSQINTAAFDTFSVRFHDNNEKAAKIFIKKTKSVTILSVEQPDHPYHPVLRSRKRIGRDDVLILSNVHLGCLNSDQSSVINPRTEAIANPADSDSIVPRSGKWFTFGCTTEIEELLGAPVFDFSGLFVGSVDTNHPRIWSDEVKCYSDLIYARHAWYFFRKARRKIEKKLMKERKKKKMGG; encoded by the exons ATGGCTCCG ATTTGTGGGAGCCAAGAGTTCTTGGATGATCTGACAATCAAAGTCTCTCGCTCAGTTGTACTTGTTCTGTCATTCGAACCCCGTGGGACTTGCCATCAATTTATGGATATGCCACCGATGGAAGGAGAAGAGCGAGATCGTTATATTCAACAAAACATGCGAACTACCCATTATAAATCTTGCACTGGTTTTATCATTGGAGTTAGTAAAAGAGTTATCTTTATAGCTGTCCATCATTCGCAAATCAACACAGCTGCTTTTGATACTTTCAGTGTTCGTTTCCATGATAATAATGAGAAGGCTGCTAAAATCTTTATCAAAAAAACAAAGTCAGTCACGATATTGTCAGTAGAACAGCCTGATCACCCTTATCATCCAGTGCTCCGCAGTAGAAAGAGGATTGGCAGGGACGATGTCCTCATTCTATCAAATGTGCACTTGGGTTGCTTGAATTCGGACCAAAGTTCTGTTAT TAACCCAAGAACTGAAGCTATTGCCAATCCTGCTGATTCCGACAGCATCGTGCCGAGAAGTGGGAAGTGGTTTACTTTTGGTTGTACAACCGAAATTGAAGAGCTACTGGGAGCACCCGTATTTGACTTCAGTGGTCTGTTTGTTGGTTCAGTAGACACCAATCATCCAAGAATATGGAGTGATGAAGTTAAATGTTATTCTGATCTGATTTATGCACGTCATGCCTGGTATTTTTTCAGGAAGGCAAGGAGGAAAATAGAG aagaaattgatgaaagaGCGAAAAAAGAAGAAGATGGGAGGTTAG